Part of the Candidatus Alcyoniella australis genome is shown below.
CTAACAATCTGTGCCGTGCTGATCATATTCGTCAGCGGCCTGGTGAGCGTCGAGGCGCTGGCCGCTAAACCCGACCAGGTCTCGAATACGATCACCAACCTCAAGCAGATCACCCGCGACAAGGGCGTGGAGGTCTATCCCGATCCCGCGCCGGACGAGAAGTTTATCGTCTACGCCAAGTGGGTGGTGGTCAACGTCAGCGGGTTCTACGACATCTTCCAGCTCGACCTGTCCAACGGCCGCGAGATCAACCTCACGCCCGACAGCCCCAAGCACGACGAAAATCCGGTCTACAACGAAGACGGCTCCAAGGTGCTGTTCGACTCCTACCGCCAGAAGGAGCGCAGCGTCTGGATCGCCGAAGCCGGCGGCGGCGGCGGCATTCAGCGCATCAGCCGCGGCAGCTCGGCCGACTTCGACGGCGACATCAGCCCCGACGGCCAAAAGGTCGTGTTCTGCGCTTACAAGGGCAAGCGCGACATCCGCGAGGTCAAGGGCGGCGAGCGCCACGACATCTTCCGCGGCGCGGAAATGCCCTCGATCATGCTGGCCAACATCGACGGCAGCAACCAACGCGAGATCGCCAAGGGCATCAACCCGACCTTCAGCCCCGACAGCAAAACCATCGCCTTTGCCGGCAACATCAGCGGCACAATGGAAGTCTATACGCTGAACATCGACGGCACCGGCCTGACCCAGATTACCAAGGGCAACAGAAAAGAGCCGAGCCTCGAGCCGACCTTCTCGCCCTGCGGCGAATATTTGGCCTTCTCCTCGCGCCGCGACAAGAACTGGGACATCTACATGGTCGAGATCAAGACCAACCGCCTGACCCAGCTCACGGTGCACGACGAAGTCGACGGCGGACCCTCCTGGGGCTCCGAGGGCAACATCTACTTCCACTCCAAGCGCTCCGGATCGTGGGACGTATGGAGCATGAAGCCCATCGGCTACGACGCGGACATGGATAAAGACAACATCCGCGGCGCCGCCGACAAGTGCCCCAAGCAGGCCGAGGATTTCGACAACTGGCAGGACGAAGACGGCTGCCCCGATCCTGACAACGACGGCGACGGATTCCTCGACGCCGACGATAAGTGCCCGGATCAGGCCGAAGACATGGACGGCCAGCTCGATGAGGACGGCTGCCCCGACCTGGACAACGACAACGACGGCATTCCCGACGACCAAGACGGCGCACCCACCGAGCC
Proteins encoded:
- a CDS encoding OmpA family protein, yielding MRRYLTICAVLIIFVSGLVSVEALAAKPDQVSNTITNLKQITRDKGVEVYPDPAPDEKFIVYAKWVVVNVSGFYDIFQLDLSNGREINLTPDSPKHDENPVYNEDGSKVLFDSYRQKERSVWIAEAGGGGGIQRISRGSSADFDGDISPDGQKVVFCAYKGKRDIREVKGGERHDIFRGAEMPSIMLANIDGSNQREIAKGINPTFSPDSKTIAFAGNISGTMEVYTLNIDGTGLTQITKGNRKEPSLEPTFSPCGEYLAFSSRRDKNWDIYMVEIKTNRLTQLTVHDEVDGGPSWGSEGNIYFHSKRSGSWDVWSMKPIGYDADMDKDNIRGAADKCPKQAEDFDNWQDEDGCPDPDNDGDGFLDADDKCPDQAEDMDGQLDEDGCPDLDNDNDGIPDDQDGAPTEPETLNGFRDDDGIPDRPPLDDKFIVAGLYFKSGRYEVTPESFAVLDDLSRKIEADTMAKVEVRAFTDSRGKDQRNLELSQRRADAVKAYLMSKGIDPNRLIAVGYGEQFPVADNRTAEGRAKNRRVEIVRLWSPPNK